One region of Oryza glaberrima chromosome 7, OglaRS2, whole genome shotgun sequence genomic DNA includes:
- the LOC127779783 gene encoding LOW QUALITY PROTEIN: xylan O-acetyltransferase 7-like (The sequence of the model RefSeq protein was modified relative to this genomic sequence to represent the inferred CDS: deleted 2 bases in 1 codon), with protein sequence MKKKKNGMGAAADRGRLLALAHHDKLNPTKPSEAKRRFKPSIQQLPFFLLLLGSSLPRLVPPLPSSFLPGVIKQTEFHQRWLVGDLNPPPPPCHLLPIQGQGQMQMQQRRKPPPAAAPVAAKQPSPRRTPGPLSFAGALLSLLVVATFLYINDHGNMMPPHASPDPDLRLLQEAAHQKVNSILLSRHAPAPPPRTNTNTSSSDQHLRLINIPMSSDLDLELGGNSTSSSGVEIQFEQQQQQQQEEKNLRGCELYKGRWVYDAAGREAPLYRESECGFLTEQVTCMRNGRRDDSYQRWRWQPEGCDLPSFDARALLERLRNKRMMFVGDSLNRNQWESMVCLVQSAIPYGQKTLTKFVNNGSLNVFRAHEYNATVEFYWAPFLVQSNSDDPQVHSVRDRVIAWRSIAKHAANWKGVHYLVFNTYIWWLNNFQIKVLKSRGAPFAGSGGWSSRYALVDRAIAYREVLKTWAKWVDRRIDPNKTHVFFMAMSPNHFMPEAWGGSAGAVKCAMETQPIVNRTSGGLDIGTDWRLHGVARGVLRSMRRVGVRFVDITALSELRKDAHTSVHTLRQGKLLTPEQQADPRTYADCIHWCLPGLPDTWNHFLYAHIVAHAA encoded by the exons atgaagaagaagaagaatggaATGGGCGCTGCCGCTGACCGTGGCCGGCTTCTCGCTCTTGCTCACCACGACAAATTAAACCCAACCAAGCCAAGCGAAGCGAAGAGAAGATTCAAACCATCCATCCAGCAGctacccttcttc cttcttcttcttggaagCAGCCTTCCTAGGCTtgttcctcctctcccctcttccttccttcctggTGTAATTAAGCAAACCGAATTCCATCAGCGCTGGCTCGTTGGCGATCtgaatcctcctcctcctccttgtcacCTCCTTCCGATTCAGGGGCAGGggcagatgcagatgcagcagcggcggaagccaccgcctgcggcggcgccggtggccgccaAGCAGCCTTCCCCGCGCAGGACGCCCGGGCCTCTCTCCTTCGCCGGCGCCCTGCtctccctcctcgtcgtcgccacctTCCTCTACATCAACGACCACGGCAACATGATGCCACCCCACGCGTCCCCCGACCCCGACCTCCGCCTCCTGCAGGAGGCCGCGCACCAAAAGGTCAACTccatcctcctctcccgccacgCCCCTGCCCCTCCCCCGCGCACCAACACCAACACGTCTTCATCCGACCAACACCTCCGCCTCATCAACATCCCCATGTCCTCCGACTTGGACTTGGAGTTGGGGGGTAACAGCACAAGCAGCAGCGGCGTGGAGATTCAattcgagcagcagcagcagcagcagcaggaggagaagaATCTGAGAGGGTGCGAGCTATACAAGGGGCGGTGGGTGTACGacgcggcggggagggaggcgccgCTGTACAGGGAGTCGGAGTGCGGGTTCCTGACGGAGCAGGTGACGTGCATGCGCAACGGCCGGCGGGACGACTCGTaccagcggtggcggtggcagccggAGGGGTGCGACCTCCCAAGCTTCGACGCCAGGGCGCTGCTGGAGCGGCTGCGGAACAAGCGGATGATGTTCGTCGGTGACTCGCTCAACCGCAACCAGTGGGAGTCCATGGTATGCCTCGTCCAGTCAGCAATTCCCTATGGCCAAAAGACGCTCACCAAGTTCGTCAACAACGGATCGCTCAACGTCTTCCGAGCGCAC GAGTACAACGCGACGGTGGAGTTCTACTGGGCGCCGTTCCTGGTACAGTCCAACTCGGACGACCCGCAGGTGCACAGCGTACGTGACAGGGTCATCGCGTGGCGCTCCATCGCAAAGCACGCCGCCAACTGGAAGGGCGTCCACTACCTCGTCTTCAATACCTACATCTGGTGGCTCAACAACTTCCAAATCAAAGTGCT GAAAAGCAGAGGTGCTCCGTTTGCGGGCAGCGGGGGGTGGAGCAGCCGGTACGCGCTGGTAGACCGAGCGATCGCCTACAGGGAGGTGCTAAAGACGTGGGCCAAGTGGGTGGACAGGCGTATCGACCCCAACAAAACCCATGTCTTCTTCATGGCCATGTCTCCCAACCACTTCAT GCCGGAGGCTTGGGGGGGATCGGCGGGGGCGGTTAAGTGCGCGATGGAGACGCAGCCGATCGTGAACCGGACATCAGGGGGGCTGGACATCGGGACGGACTGGAGGCTGCACGGGGTGGCGCGCGGTGTGCTGCGGTCGATGCGGCGGGTGGGCGTGCGATTCGTGGACATCACGGCGCTGTCGGAGCTTCGCAAGGACGCGCACACGTCGGTGCACACGCTGCGGCAGGGCAAGCTGCTGACCCCGGAGCAGCAGGCCGACCCTCGCACCTACGCCGACTGCATCCACTGGTGCCTCCCTGGCCTCCCCGACACCTGGAACCACTTCCTCTACGCCCACATCGTCGCCCATGCCGCCTAG
- the LOC127780352 gene encoding increased DNA methylation 1-like, giving the protein MVEHMDWQPVTTLGPNFSPELHSLLLSDHRASLLSLLRRQDDELRTKIKNHLLALGWTIASKPNPPGLAPRLRYVSPAGTKSYYSLRRLIQESDDDQYQEQQEDDAIAGYVAFMEEQNARRDRGQGNDEEQRSMAKELRIKAKDQLRSSGWTFSMKVKYNGREELRYTEPHGRCHISLITACKAYLLHHTPSTTMASCSNNNNKRPAPPAACKTATSSKKNKKKKASLQQARVLRPQPRNEEGNALTPARARTLLSLLIDKKILAPRDQLIYTTKRGLITGDGMVKCMCGGCINNNNKRRVAEYTVAEFAVHGDGDVASSSSRQPWARMFVGDGRSLSQCLVQLMMADDEAGSGRKKKKKKYLPYVWRGARVKRKWEEDDDYVCSVCHDCGELLMCDRCPSIFHHACVGLESTPQGDWFCPACTCAICGSSDLDDPPATTTTQGFSSDRMVISCEQCRREYHVGCMRERDNGLWYPEADGEGPWLCSEACSKIYLRLEELAVVQAPCRSVASGLSLVVLRRGAARDGEEEEHAKLCMALDVLHECFVTLIEPRTQTDLTADIVFNTESELRRLDFRGFYVVGLEKAGELIAVATLRVYGEEVAEVPLVGTRFARRRQGMCRLLMDEIQKLLGEMGVERLVLPAVPEMVATWTGPSFGFREMGQADRQDVAHHAILRFQGTIMCHKQLPPQPQLGHTTTTPAGRIPSPIPTPIPL; this is encoded by the exons aTGGTCGAGCATATGGATTGGCAGCCGGTGACCACCCTCGGCCCCAATTTCTCGCCGGAGCTGCATAGCCTGCTCCTCTCCGACCACCGCGCGTCCTtgctctccctcctccgccgccaggaCGACGAGCTCCGGACCAAGATCAAGAACCACCTCCTCGCGCTCGGATGGACCATCGCCTCCAAGCCCAACCCCCCTGGCCTCGCTCCCAGGCTCCGCTACGTCTCCCCCGCCGGAACCAAgtcctactactccctccgccgcctcatccag GAATCTGATGACGACCAATACCAAGAACAACAAGAAGATGATGCCATCGCGGGGTACGTTGCCTTCATGGAGGAGCAGAATGCCAGGCGCGACCGCGGGCAGGGAAATGATGAGGAGCAGAGGTCCATGGCCAAGGAGCTTCGGATCAAGGCTAAGGATCAGCTCAGGTCGTCGGGATGGACATTCTCCATGAAGGTCAAGTACAACGGCCGCGAGGAGCTGCGCTACACAGAGCCTCATGGCCGCTGCCACATCTCCCTCATCACCGCCTGCAAGGCCTACCTTCTTCACCACACGCCGTCGACGACAATGGCTTcatgcagcaacaacaacaacaagagaccaGCGCCACCCGCTGCCTGCAAGACTGCCACTTCTagcaagaagaacaagaagaagaaggcgagcCTGCAGCAGGCGCGCGTTCTGCGTCCACAGCCAAGAAACGAGGAGGGGAATGCGCTGacgccggcgcgcgcgaggACGCTGCTGTCATTGCTGATCGACAAGAAGATCCTGGCGCCGAGGGACCAGCTCATCTACACCACGAAGCGAGGGCTCATCACCGGAGACGGCATGGTGAAATGCATGTGCGGCGGCtgcatcaacaacaacaacaagaggaGGGTAGCAGAGTACACGGTGGCCGAGTTCGcggtgcacggcgacggcgatgtcgCCTCTTCCTCGTCACGGCAGCCTTGGGCGCGCATGTTTGTGGGTGACGGCAGGTCACTGTCGCAGTGCCTGGTGCAGCTGATGATGGCGGACGACGAGGCGGGCTCCggcaggaagaagaagaagaagaagtattTGCCGTATGTGTGGCGTGGTGCAAGGGTGAAGCGGAAatgggaggaggacgacgactaCGTGTGCTCCGTGTGCCACGACTGCGGCGAGCTGCTCATGTGCGACCGCTGTCCGTCCATCTTCCACCATGCCTGCGTGGGTTTGGAGTCCACTCCGCAGGGCGACTGGTTCTGCCCGGCCTGCACCTGCGCCATCTGCGGCTCCAGCGACTTGGACGATCCACCagctaccaccaccacccaagGATTCAGCAGCGACAGGATGGTCATCTCCTGCGAGCAGTGCCGACGAGAGT ATCATGTTGGGTGCATGCGAGAGAGAGACAATGGGTTGTGGTATCCAGAGGCGGATGGAGAGGGGCCATGGTTGTGCAGTGAGGCCTGCTCAAAGATATACCTGCGCCTCGAGGAGCTCGCTGTCGTCCAAGCCCCTTGTCGTTCAGTTGCTTCGGGCTTGTCATTGGTGGTGTTGAGACGCGGTGCAGCGAGagacggagaggaggaggagcacgccAAGCTGTGCATGGCCTTGGATGTGCTCCACGAGTGTTTCGTCACCCTCATCGAGCCTCGCACGCAGACCGACCTCACTGCCGACATCGTCTTCAACACAGA ATCGGAGCTGAGACGGCTAGATTTCCGGGGGTTTTACGTGGTAGGACTGGAGAAAGCCGGCGAGCTTATAGCCGTGGCTACACTGAG AGTGTATGGAGAGGAAGTTGCAGAAGTGCCGCTGGTAGGGACTAGATTCGCGCGTCGTCGGCAAGGGATGTGCCGCCTTCTCATGGATGAGATACAAAAG TTGCTTGGTGAGATGGGGGTGGAGAGGCTTGTGCTGCCGGCGGTGCCGGAGATGGTGGCGACATGGACGGGACCATCATTTGGGTTCAGAGAGATGGGGCAGGCTGACAGGCAGGATGTAGCACACCATGCCATCCTCCGCTTCCAGGGAACCATCATGTGCCACAAGCAGCTACCTCCTCAACCTCAACTTGGGCACACAACGACGACCCCAGCAGGAAGAATTCCAAGTCCAATACCAACACCAATACCATTGTAA
- the LOC127779694 gene encoding uncharacterized protein LOC127779694, giving the protein MKRLLHKALHQGEGGTHVDVAQMDAQIALHYGIPYTASLLAFDPVQRLLALATLDGRIKIFGGDNIEGLLISPNSLPYKFLQFIQNQGFLIAISNENEIQVWNLEFRQLFYSSKWNINITAFAVVEGTFLMYLGDENGLLSVLKYDVDDGKLQKMPYNVPIHSLAEAACVSLEDPQSIVGILPQPDTFGTRVLIAYEKGLLVLWDVSEDRAISVRGYGDLHMKNQITGAQRDAGEDEDNNISTEEEREICSLCWASQGGSTVAVGYITGDILLWDMTARSSKQDNRSDEPSNVVKLQLASGSRRLPVIVLHWSSGSADSNKGGHLFVYGGDDMGSEEVLTVLSLESTTGLESTRCMSRMDLRLDGSFADMILISDSGFPYKSRTSAVFILTNPGQLNFYDGGALFSVPKTEEGKAQIEAQKFPVTVPTTDPNITVTNLYSLNGRESQSIPLKKFVVKQNAAPFMQRNMKWPLTGGVPSEMSMNGNYTVERIYIAGYQDSSVRIWDATFPVLTPMFVLDGKVVGVNMDGENSAVSSLAFCSLNMTLAVGTTSGLIRIYKLREHTGGSSFHFVSESKQEVHVVQHGRGFHCHVAFLASNSPVRSLRFTASGEVLAVGYQNGQLASFNANQLSIMFTVDCASGTNSPVVSLSNYNVVTSAAKANEQQKESLQSAKSPANVLLSLTKDGHFTVHDSMNGLTINSCVLDQKQLSAISMYVIDGTSEEEQNQLSEDKFPSQGHIAKEESVLDKKQTHTVDKSQKNTRQPSHSGGSDSFLLVCCEDLVLLFSLPSLIQGSNKPLHRIKLAKHCCWSAVLTNIDGKACGFILVYQTGAIELRSLPELAILAESSLMSLSRWSYKAGMEKSMSSANGQIALVNGSELAIISLIASENAFRLPESMPCLHDKVLAAAAEAAINASMDQKRNQTPAGGILGGIIKGLKGKEENAKQKGSLSAQTMSEQLESIFLKESLVEPSIPDPDDPIEELSIDDIDIDDEIPLAPPPASSTSHVNKKTTAEEERAKLFEGSSNVEKPRMRTHQEILTKYKFGGDAAAAAAHAKDKLMQRQEKLERISQRTAELESGAENFASLAQELAKSMENKKWWKL; this is encoded by the exons ATGAAGCGCCTCCTCCACAAGGCTCTTCATCAG ggagagggaggaacTCATGTAGATGTGGCACAGATGGACGCGCAGATCGCCCTTCACTACGGCATCCCGTACACCGCATCGCTCCTCGCCTTTGACCCCGTCCAgcgcctcctcgccctcgccacaCT GGACGGTAGGATTAAAATCTTTGGAGGTGATAACATCGAGGGCCTCCTTATATCACCCAACAGTCTCCCATACAAGTTTTTGCAG TTTATACAGAACCAGGGGTTTCTGATTGCCATTTCTAATGAGAATGAAATCCAG GTATGGAATCTTGAGTTCAGACAACTATTTTATTCTTCGAAGTGGAACATCAATATAACTGCTTTTGCAGTTGTAGAGGGGACATTTCTGAT GTACCTTGGAGATGAGAATGGCCTGCTTTCAGTACTGAAGTATGACGTTGATGATGGGAAACTTCAAAAGATGCCCTACAATGTTCCGATACATTCCTTAGCTG AAGCAGCTTGCGTTTCCTTAGAGGATCCTCAATCTATTGTTGGAATACTGCCGCAGCCTGATACCTTTGGGACCAG GGTGCTGATTGCATATGAGAAAGGACTATTAGTTCTTTGGGATGTATCAGAGGATCGTGCTATTTCGGTTAGAGGCTATGGTGATTTGCACATGAAGAATCAAATCACAGGTGCACAGCGGGATGCTGGTGAAGATGAAGACAATAATATCAGcacagaagaagagagagaaatttGCTCCCTTTGTTGGGCATCGCAAGGAGGTTCAACTGTTGCTGTTGGTTATATAACTGGAGACATTCTTCTGTGGGATATGACTGCAAGATCCTCTAAACAAGACAATAGAAGTGATGAACCATCTAATGTTGTTAAACTTCAGCTGGCTTCTGGTAGTCGTAGGCTTCCTGTTATTGTATTACACTGGTCTTCTGGTTCTGCTGATTCTAACAAAGGAGGGCATCTCTTTGTATATGGTGGTGATGATATGGGTTCCGAGGAAGTTCTGACG GTTCTAAGCCTGGAATCAACTACTGGATTAGAGTCAACAAGATGTATGTCACGAATGGATCTCAGACTTGATGGGTCCTTTGCTGatatgattttaatttcagATAGCGGGTTTCCGTATAAAAGCCGAACATCTGCAGTTTTCATTTTGACAAATCCTGGGCAATTGAATTTTTATGATGGTGGTGCTCTATTTTCTGttccaaaaacagaagaggGAAAAGCTCAGATTGAAGCACAAAAATTTCCAGTCACAGTTCCAACAACTGATCCCAACATAACAGTCACTAATCTTTATTCACTAAATGGAAGGGAATCTCAAAGTATTCCACTTAAG AAATTTGTTGTTAAGCAAAATGCCGCACCTTTCATGCAACGGAACATGAAATGGCCTTTGACTGGTGGAGTTCCTAGTGAAATGTCAATGAACGGGAATTACACCGTGGAAAGAATATACATTGCAGGGTATCAAGATAGTTCTGTGAGAATATGGGATGCAACCTTTCCAGTTCTGACGCCAATGTTTGTCTTGGATGGAAAG GTGGTTGGTGTAAATATGGATGGAGAAAATTCCGCTGTATCATCACTTGCTTTTTGCTCATTAAACATGACATTGGCTGTTGGCACAACAAGTGGTCTG ATTCGCATCTATAAGCTTCGTGAACACACTGGAGGTTCAAGCTTTCATTTTGTGAGTGAATCTAAGCAGGAAG TTCATGTTGTTCAACATGGGAGAGGATTTCATTGTCATGTTGCCTTTCTGGCCTCAAATTCCCCTGTGAGGTCTCTCAGATTTACAGCTTCGGGGGAGGTCCTTGCAGTGGGATATCAAAACGGTCAG CTGGCAAGTTTTAATGCCAATCAACTTTCAATTATGTTCACTGTGGACTGTGCATCAGGAACAAATTCTCCTGTTGTTTCATTGAGCAATTACAATGTGGTTACATCTGCCGCAAAGGCAAACGAGCAACAAAAGGAGAGTCTTCAAAGTGCAAAGTCCCCTGCAAATGTTCTACTTTCCTTGACTAAGGATGGACATTTTACTGTACATGACAGCATGAATGGTCTGACAATAAATTCATGTGTGTTAGATCAGAAGCAGCTATCCGCAATTTCCATGTATGTCATAG ATGGAACGTCAGAGGAGGAACAGAACCAATTATCAGAAGACAAATTCCCAAGTCAAGGTCATATTGCAAAAGAGGAAAGTGTTCTGGACAAAAAACAAACACACACAGTTGATAAGAGCCAGAAAAATACTCGGCAACCTTCGCACAGTGGTGGTTCAGATTCATTTCTTTTGGTTTGCTGTGAGGACCTggttcttttattttctctgCCATCGCTGATTCAG GGAAGTAACAAGCCTCTACATAGGATCAAACTTGCGAAGCACTGCTGCTGGTCAGCAGTTCTCACAAATATAGATGGTAAAGCTTGCGGATTTATATTAGTTTATCAAACGGGCGCAATAGAACTGAG ATCTCTGCCAGAGCTGGCTATTCTTGCTGAAAGCTCCTTAATGTCGTTATCAAGGTGGAGTTACAAGGCAGGCATGGAGAAATCTATGAGCTCCGCAAATGGACAGATTGCTCTG GTAAACGGGTCTGAACTTGCAATCATCTCTCTTATAGCCTCAGAGAATGCCTTCAG GCTTCCAGAGTCAATGCCATGCCTTCATGACAAAGTACTTGCAGCAGCTGCTGAAGCAGCTATTAATGCCTCAATGGACCAGAAAAGAAACCAG ACTCCAGCAGGAGGAATTCTTGGTGGCATCATTAAAGGATTGAAAGGCAAAGAAGAAAATGCAAAACAGAAAGGAAGTTTAAGTGCACAAACCATGAGCGAACAGTTGGAATCAATTTTCTTGAAAGAATCACTTGTTGAACCATCAATACCCGATCCTGATGACCCCATAGAAGAACTGTCAATAG ACGACATAGATATCGATGATGAAATTCCACTAGCACCCCCACCAGCATCATCTACATCTCATgtgaataaaaaaacaacag CTGAGGaggagagagcaaagctatttGAAGGATCAAGCAATGTTGAAAAGCCAAGAATGAGAACTCACCAAGAAATTCTCACCAAATATAAGTTTGGCGGG gatgcggcggcggcggctgctcatGCAAAAGATAAGCTCATGCAGCGACAGGAGAAACTAGAG AGAATAAGCCAACGAACCGCGGAGCTTGAGAGTGGAGCAGAGAATTTTGCTTCCCTGGCCCAGGAGCTTGCGAAATCAATGGAGAACAAGAAATGGTGGAAGCTATAA
- the LOC127779695 gene encoding omega-3 fatty acid desaturase, chloroplastic-like, protein MARLLLSGVAPLPLLPCRRRAIAFALPLGNVRLRLRVAAPTSRVATVEEDDNENNAPPPPCEDFDPGAAPPFGLADIRAAIPKHCWVKDPWRSMGYVVRDVVVVFALAAAAARLHSCLAWPLYWAAQGTMFWALFVLGHDCGHGSFSNNSRLNSVMGHILHSSILVPYHGWRISHRTHHQNHGHVDKDESWHPLPERLYRSLNRATRMLRFSIPFPMLAYPFYLWSRSPGKSGSHFHPSSDLFQPNERNDVLTSTACWVAMAALLAGLTFLTGPLLMLNLYFVPYWIFVMWLDFVTYLHHHGHNNKLPWYRGKEWSYLRGGLTTVDRDYGWINNIHHDIGTHVIHHLFPQIPHYHLIEATEAAKGVMGKYYREPDKSGPFPLHLFGALSRSLKRDHYVSDTGDVVYYQTDPAN, encoded by the exons ATGGCCCGGCTGCTACTCTCCGGCGTCgcgccgctccccctcctcccctgccgccgtcgcgccaTTGCATTTGCGCTCCCACTTGGGAacgtccgcctccgcctccgtgtGGCCGCACCCACCAGCCGCGTGGCCACCGTGGAGGAGGACGACAATGAAAATaatgctcctcctcctccttgtgaGGACTTCGACCCGGGCGCGGCGCCCCCGTTTGGTCTGGCCGACATCCGCGCCGCTATCCCCAAGCACTGCTGGGTGAAGGACCCCTGGCGATCCATGGGGTACGTGGTGCGCgacgtggtggtggtgttcgccctcgctgccgccgccgcgcgcctccacAGCTGCCTCGCCTGGCCGCTCTACTGGGCGGCGCAGGGAACCATGTTCTGGGCGCTCTTCGTCCTCGGCCACGACTG CGGGCACGGGAGCTTCTCCAACAACTCGAGGCTCAACAGCGTGATGGGCCACATACTCCACTCCTCCATCCTCGTACCCTACCATGGCTGGAGGATTAGCCACAGGACGCATCATCAGAACCATGGCCATGTCGACAAGGATGAGTCCTGGCATCCC CTCCCCGAGCGGCTGTACAGGAGCCTTAACAGAGCCACCCGGATGCTCCGCTTCTCCATACCCTTCCCCATGCTCGCCTACCCATTCTACctg tggtCTCGGAGCCCAGGAAAGTCTGGTTCGCATTTCCATCCCAGCAGCGACCTGTTCCAGCCCAACGAAAGGAACGATGTGCTGACATCCACAGCGTGCTGGGTGGCCATGGCTGCCCTCCTCGCAGGCCTCACCTTCCTCACGGGACCCCTTCTCATGCTCAACCTCTACTTTGTCCCTTACTGG ATTTTTGTTATGTGGCTGGACTTCGTCACCTACTTGCACCATCACGGCCACAACAACAAGCTGCCCTGGTACCGTGGCAAG GAATGGAGCTATTTGCGGGGAGGACTGACGACAGTGGACAGGGACTATGGGTGGATCAACAACATCCACCACGACATCGGGACACATGTCATTCACCATCTTTTCCCCCAAATCCCGCATTACCATCTAATTGAGGCG ACGGAAGCAGCAAAGGGTGTGATGGGGAAATACTACAGGGAGCCGGACAAGTCTGGGCCTTTTCCCTTACACCTGTTTGGAGCGCTGTCCCGGAGCTTGAAACGCGACCACTATGTCAGCGACACCGGAGATGTGGTCTACTACCAGACCGACCCTGctaactaa